Proteins encoded by one window of Salicibibacter halophilus:
- a CDS encoding Lrp/AsnC family transcriptional regulator — MTKDKELELIRILEHHGRIGTDVLAKMLDENEDNVNACMKKLEDEKVILSYAALIDWTKVTTEDHIAAMIDVKVTPQREVGFDEVAARIQRFPEVTALYLMSGTYDLSVMVEGQTMEGVARFVSSKLSTLDAVLSTTTHFRLKKYKHDGVVFNQDEKDRRMVVSP, encoded by the coding sequence GTGACAAAAGATAAAGAACTGGAGCTCATCCGTATCCTCGAGCATCATGGACGCATAGGAACGGATGTACTTGCAAAGATGTTGGACGAAAACGAAGATAATGTAAACGCATGTATGAAGAAACTTGAAGATGAAAAGGTTATTTTGAGTTATGCAGCATTAATTGATTGGACTAAAGTCACCACGGAAGATCACATTGCCGCCATGATCGATGTAAAAGTTACCCCTCAGCGCGAGGTTGGTTTTGATGAAGTGGCTGCACGTATTCAGCGTTTCCCGGAAGTGACCGCTCTATACTTGATGTCGGGGACATATGATCTTTCCGTCATGGTTGAAGGGCAGACAATGGAGGGAGTTGCCCGTTTTGTGTCCAGTAAATTATCCACATTGGACGCGGTATTATCAACGACCACGCATTTTCGATTGAAAAAATATAAGCACGACGGTGTTGTTTTTAATCAAGATGAAAAAGACCGCCGTATGGTGGTGTCACCATGA
- a CDS encoding cysteine hydrolase family protein produces the protein MMKGFISYYHKEPTVALLIIDMINDLEFEDGEKLYKPMRAAAEQISSLKAWARSFHIPVIYVNDNYGYWQSDFRELVNHCLSENVRGQEIARMLPPADEDYFVLKPQFSGFFYTPLDLLLRYLNVRTLILTGASGNMCVHFTANDAYMRGYKTIVPRDCIASAHQQESEKAIQIMEKVLKVTTTPATELSMRNVITEAQAYYEET, from the coding sequence ATGATGAAAGGATTTATCAGCTATTACCATAAGGAACCGACCGTTGCATTACTCATTATTGATATGATTAACGACTTGGAATTTGAAGATGGGGAAAAATTATATAAACCTATGCGAGCTGCTGCCGAACAAATTTCCTCATTAAAAGCATGGGCAAGATCGTTTCACATCCCGGTCATTTACGTCAACGACAATTATGGTTATTGGCAAAGTGATTTCCGGGAACTTGTTAACCATTGCCTCTCCGAAAACGTCCGCGGACAAGAGATTGCACGCATGCTCCCGCCGGCGGATGAGGATTATTTTGTGTTAAAGCCACAGTTTTCCGGTTTTTTTTATACCCCGCTCGACCTTCTGTTGCGCTACCTGAACGTGCGCACGTTGATTTTAACCGGGGCGTCCGGCAACATGTGTGTCCATTTCACGGCAAACGATGCCTATATGCGAGGCTATAAAACAATCGTCCCTCGTGATTGCATCGCTTCGGCTCATCAACAGGAAAGTGAGAAAGCCATTCAAATAATGGAAAAAGTTTTAAAAGTGACGACCACTCCTGCCACTGAATTATCCATGCGCAATGTCATTACCGAGGCTCAGGCGTATTACGAGGAAACGTGA
- a CDS encoding sigma-54 interaction domain-containing protein: protein MQFLNNEYRDEIFEAAFENGYHCLVVVDRQGFITYMNKSYCNFLDVDQQKIVGMHVADVIENSRMHIVIDTGVEEIADLQYIRGNYMIANRIPVYSNGEIVGAIGTVLYRDTKEWMEMNSHIKNVMLELEYYRNQLKHQHGITYSLHDLIGKSSSIIEIKNKVKKVAPGDVTILLRGESGTGKELFAHSIHHLSERNSNPFVVVNCATIPEHLFEAELFGYHEGAFTGAKKGGKIGKIQLADGGTLFLDEIGDMPMSTQVKLLRVLQEGKVEALGGTESQKVDLRIVAATNQPLEKRMEENLFREDLFYRINVIPIHIPPLRERTEDIRLLSKYLLYKITRRSGKRVIDFQSDVLDFFMHYSWPGNIRELENLIESAVYLTNSEIITLSDLPEQMKQSSYVLSERRSLKDIVEETEKQTIEVTLQKVQGDKNKAKNMLGIGKSALYEKIKKYSL from the coding sequence ATGCAGTTTTTAAATAACGAATACAGAGATGAAATTTTTGAGGCTGCTTTTGAAAACGGCTATCATTGTCTGGTCGTTGTGGACCGCCAAGGTTTCATTACTTATATGAATAAGAGTTACTGCAATTTCCTGGATGTTGATCAGCAAAAAATTGTTGGAATGCATGTCGCAGATGTAATCGAAAATTCAAGGATGCACATCGTCATTGACACAGGGGTAGAGGAAATTGCAGACCTACAGTATATTCGCGGCAATTATATGATCGCGAACAGAATTCCCGTCTATTCAAACGGTGAAATCGTAGGCGCGATAGGCACTGTCCTTTATCGTGATACAAAGGAATGGATGGAAATGAACAGCCATATCAAAAATGTAATGTTGGAGCTTGAATATTACCGTAATCAACTCAAACACCAGCACGGAATCACCTACTCGCTTCACGATCTTATCGGAAAGTCTTCTTCCATTATAGAGATTAAGAACAAAGTGAAAAAAGTCGCCCCCGGTGATGTCACCATTTTATTACGAGGCGAAAGCGGCACAGGAAAAGAGCTATTCGCCCACAGCATCCACCATTTAAGTGAACGAAACTCCAACCCGTTTGTCGTCGTTAATTGCGCAACAATCCCGGAACATTTATTTGAGGCGGAGTTATTCGGATATCACGAAGGCGCATTCACCGGCGCTAAAAAAGGTGGAAAAATCGGAAAAATTCAATTGGCAGACGGCGGCACTCTGTTTTTGGACGAAATCGGGGATATGCCAATGAGTACACAAGTGAAGCTTTTAAGAGTATTGCAAGAAGGGAAAGTAGAGGCATTAGGCGGAACGGAATCTCAAAAAGTAGATCTAAGAATTGTAGCCGCAACAAACCAGCCCTTAGAGAAACGTATGGAAGAGAATTTATTTAGAGAGGACTTATTCTACCGTATCAATGTCATCCCTATACACATCCCGCCATTAAGGGAAAGAACTGAAGATATAAGATTATTGTCAAAATATCTCCTCTACAAAATCACAAGACGATCAGGAAAAAGAGTCATTGATTTCCAATCCGATGTCCTTGACTTCTTCATGCATTATTCGTGGCCCGGTAATATTAGAGAATTGGAGAATCTGATCGAGTCTGCTGTATACCTCACAAATTCAGAAATCATCACATTGTCCGACCTCCCTGAACAGATGAAGCAAAGTTCATACGTCCTTAGCGAAAGAAGAAGTTTAAAAGACATTGTGGAAGAAACGGAAAAGCAAACCATTGAAGTTACACTGCAAAAGGTACAAGGAGATAAAAATAAAGCTAAAAACATGTTAGGTATCGGAAAATCGGCCTTATATGAAAAAATAAAAAAATACAGCTTATAA
- a CDS encoding 3-hydroxybutyrate dehydrogenase — MVENKVVFITGAASGIGYEIGVHFIKKGARVVFSDINEAEVQAVGERLQNEGYDCLAIKCDVTKEEEMKGAIDKTVQHYQRLDVFINNAGMQHVASIEEFPTDTFEMITKVMLVAPFLATKHVLPIMKEQGAGRILNMASINGLIGFAGKAAYNSAKHGVIGLTKVSSLEAAEDGITVNALCPGYVDTPMIRNQLEDLGKNRGVSFDKALEEVIYPLVPQKRLLEVTEVADYALFLASDQAKGITGQAVVIDGGYTTQ; from the coding sequence ATGGTCGAAAATAAAGTGGTTTTTATCACAGGCGCGGCAAGTGGCATTGGCTATGAAATTGGTGTCCATTTTATCAAAAAAGGGGCACGAGTCGTATTTTCCGATATTAACGAAGCGGAGGTTCAAGCTGTTGGCGAACGTTTGCAAAACGAAGGTTACGATTGCTTGGCAATAAAATGTGATGTCACAAAAGAAGAGGAAATGAAAGGTGCGATTGATAAAACGGTTCAACATTATCAGAGACTCGATGTATTCATCAATAATGCCGGGATGCAACACGTCGCTTCTATAGAAGAATTTCCGACAGATACGTTTGAAATGATTACCAAAGTGATGCTCGTCGCTCCCTTTTTAGCCACTAAACATGTGTTGCCGATTATGAAGGAACAAGGGGCAGGCCGAATTCTTAATATGGCTTCGATTAACGGATTGATTGGATTTGCCGGTAAAGCCGCGTACAACAGCGCAAAACACGGTGTTATTGGATTAACGAAAGTATCAAGTTTGGAAGCAGCGGAAGATGGAATTACAGTGAATGCACTTTGTCCAGGGTACGTAGATACACCAATGATTCGCAATCAGCTGGAGGATTTGGGGAAAAATCGTGGGGTGTCATTTGATAAAGCACTCGAAGAAGTTATTTATCCCCTTGTTCCGCAAAAACGATTATTAGAGGTGACAGAAGTTGCTGATTACGCGCTGTTTTTGGCCAGCGATCAGGCAAAAGGAATCACCGGTCAAGCCGTCGTGATTGACGGTGGTTACACAACTCAATAA
- a CDS encoding S-ribosylhomocysteine lyase — MEARVESFELDHTKVKAPYVRHAGTQKVGSDGIVHKFDLRFAQPNVTNMTPPVIHTLEHLLALNIRGYAEAYDHFEIIDLSPMGCQTGFYLIVNGPAEVPEIIDILEKTLKAGLEYDYVPAATEEQCGQAKLHDLEEAKTWMRQWLKQDRGALEEVF; from the coding sequence ATGGAAGCACGTGTTGAAAGTTTCGAACTTGACCATACAAAGGTAAAAGCGCCATATGTGCGCCATGCCGGTACGCAAAAAGTTGGCAGTGACGGGATCGTTCATAAATTCGATCTTCGTTTTGCCCAACCGAACGTGACGAACATGACACCGCCGGTGATTCACACGCTCGAGCATTTGCTTGCATTGAATATACGTGGGTATGCCGAGGCTTATGACCATTTTGAAATCATTGACCTCTCGCCGATGGGATGCCAGACCGGCTTCTATCTAATCGTAAACGGACCGGCGGAAGTTCCCGAGATCATTGATATTTTGGAAAAAACGTTAAAAGCGGGATTGGAATATGATTATGTTCCCGCCGCCACCGAAGAACAATGCGGACAAGCGAAACTCCACGACTTGGAAGAAGCAAAGACATGGATGCGGCAGTGGCTAAAACAAGACCGGGGGGCATTGGAGGAAGTATTTTAA
- a CDS encoding glycerophosphodiester phosphodiesterase, with product MRTKRNALVIAHRGVTGVDMVENTVKAFERAVALGADYIETDVRRTADGQLICFHDGKLDGNAVKKSNYNALQHYARGIGWELPLLHEVLLLCKGNLKLDIEIKTKGLEKQVVDIVEATGMSREVLITSFHDMVLKKIKQLDPEIKTGLLLGRRLLQQRFRLHAYIQDFYPEVRLKNIGADAVCPHYYLLRFGFMRRMHRLHLPIYVWTVNKTWRMERVLEKGADGLITDDVVKAMEAVKGKANS from the coding sequence ATGCGCACAAAACGAAATGCTCTCGTCATCGCCCATCGTGGAGTGACGGGGGTGGATATGGTTGAAAACACCGTAAAAGCTTTTGAAAGAGCCGTTGCGCTTGGGGCTGATTATATTGAAACCGATGTTCGCCGCACGGCGGATGGTCAATTGATTTGTTTTCACGACGGAAAACTTGATGGCAATGCGGTGAAAAAAAGTAATTATAACGCTTTACAACATTATGCAAGAGGGATTGGCTGGGAACTTCCGTTATTGCATGAAGTTCTGTTGCTATGTAAAGGGAATTTAAAACTGGATATTGAAATCAAAACGAAAGGGTTGGAAAAGCAAGTCGTCGATATCGTCGAGGCTACCGGGATGTCGCGAGAAGTCCTTATTACTTCTTTTCATGATATGGTGTTAAAAAAAATAAAACAGCTTGACCCTGAGATTAAAACAGGCCTATTGCTCGGTCGAAGATTACTTCAACAACGATTTCGATTGCATGCCTATATTCAGGATTTTTATCCTGAAGTCAGATTGAAAAATATAGGAGCAGATGCGGTGTGCCCCCATTATTATCTTTTACGGTTCGGGTTTATGAGGCGAATGCATCGCCTTCATCTGCCGATCTATGTTTGGACTGTAAATAAAACGTGGAGAATGGAACGCGTTCTTGAAAAAGGTGCGGACGGGTTAATTACGGATGATGTCGTCAAAGCGATGGAAGCGGTGAAAGGAAAAGCGAACAGCTAA
- a CDS encoding MFS transporter codes for MTTGRKPIEGDRIQTEKRNLMIMWFANMLVAGSMTMVLPFLSLYIESFGQYSPAEVQRWAGIVFGVSFLVAFLVSPIWGRIGDRFGRKSILIGTGFGIALSVLLMGYAETVGALFVLRAFMGLATGFIPASMALISAQSNKRTAGETLGTLQTGTVSGGLMGPLFGGMIADTVGMELTFILTALLLAAATLLVIIGVKEVIFEEQDEKQRSYNWKEVIRHIVTHPLLIMVMVVALIVQLVNFSVQPLLALYVGELTTAENMAFLAGMAFSVTGLGNLLATRKWGQIGDRVGHVKIMLLLLILSGLFFIPQAFVTELWQLVLLRFLYGIQIGGLIPCTTAYIRQVCPVAMQGEVLGYNQSFRFLGNVIGPVSGGFIAGMFGIPAVFILSGLLLIITAIIVTIMLNHRSRPKEQKYESTQTV; via the coding sequence ATGACGACCGGGCGAAAACCAATTGAAGGTGATCGTATTCAGACAGAAAAAAGAAATTTAATGATCATGTGGTTTGCCAACATGCTCGTTGCCGGGAGCATGACAATGGTTTTGCCGTTTTTGTCGTTGTATATCGAATCTTTTGGGCAGTATTCCCCCGCTGAGGTCCAACGTTGGGCCGGGATTGTTTTCGGCGTTTCTTTCTTGGTTGCATTCCTGGTATCCCCTATATGGGGACGGATCGGAGATCGGTTTGGCCGAAAAAGCATTCTCATCGGCACAGGATTCGGAATTGCCCTTTCTGTTTTACTAATGGGGTATGCCGAGACTGTCGGTGCCCTTTTCGTGTTGCGAGCTTTCATGGGGCTGGCCACCGGATTCATCCCCGCCTCCATGGCGCTTATATCCGCGCAAAGCAATAAACGTACGGCCGGTGAAACGCTCGGGACATTACAAACGGGCACGGTTTCCGGCGGGCTGATGGGACCGTTATTCGGTGGAATGATTGCCGATACCGTCGGTATGGAACTAACGTTTATTTTGACCGCTTTGCTTCTTGCCGCGGCCACTTTGCTCGTGATTATCGGTGTAAAAGAAGTTATTTTTGAAGAACAAGATGAAAAACAACGTTCCTACAATTGGAAAGAAGTCATTCGACACATTGTCACCCATCCACTATTAATTATGGTAATGGTCGTCGCGCTGATCGTGCAACTTGTAAACTTTAGCGTCCAACCACTGCTGGCCCTTTATGTCGGCGAGCTTACCACTGCTGAAAACATGGCTTTTCTGGCAGGGATGGCGTTTTCTGTAACAGGGCTCGGAAACTTGCTGGCCACTCGCAAGTGGGGGCAAATCGGCGATCGTGTCGGGCATGTGAAAATCATGCTGCTTTTGCTTATCCTTTCCGGTTTATTTTTCATCCCGCAAGCATTTGTTACCGAACTCTGGCAATTGGTATTGCTTCGGTTTCTATACGGCATACAGATAGGCGGCCTTATCCCGTGCACCACCGCTTATATTCGCCAAGTCTGTCCGGTTGCCATGCAAGGGGAAGTGCTTGGTTACAATCAAAGTTTTCGTTTTCTAGGCAATGTCATCGGACCGGTTTCCGGCGGGTTTATCGCGGGCATGTTTGGCATCCCGGCTGTTTTCATTTTATCCGGGCTTTTGCTGATTATCACCGCTATTATCGTGACCATCATGCTCAATCACAGATCCCGGCCAAAAGAACAGAAATACGAAAGTACACAAACGGTTTAA
- a CDS encoding biotin transporter BioY — translation MKSFDLVIIAMFVALMSVAANITVLFPFLVIAGIPLTFQPFIAVLAGAVLGSKRGALAMLVYTVVGLFGAPVFAQLQGGPGILVRPTFGFILSFIVVAFVVGKIIEKSREPGVATYVLAGFAGLAFNYLIGTNWVYGAYVLGFDAPEQFTYGIVWLGMLPLFVKDILFTIAAGVVAHNLPESVKRPVIGKSMASQRAPIDS, via the coding sequence ATGAAATCGTTTGATTTGGTCATTATCGCGATGTTTGTCGCATTAATGAGTGTGGCAGCAAATATAACCGTTCTTTTTCCGTTTCTCGTTATTGCAGGAATACCGTTAACTTTTCAACCGTTCATCGCTGTTTTGGCCGGCGCCGTGCTCGGCAGCAAAAGAGGCGCGTTGGCGATGTTGGTCTATACAGTTGTCGGACTATTTGGCGCCCCTGTTTTTGCGCAACTCCAAGGTGGCCCGGGGATCCTTGTTCGACCGACATTCGGCTTTATTTTATCCTTTATTGTCGTTGCTTTTGTCGTCGGAAAAATCATTGAAAAATCACGCGAACCGGGGGTGGCTACTTATGTACTCGCAGGCTTTGCCGGGTTGGCATTTAATTATTTAATCGGAACGAACTGGGTGTATGGCGCATATGTACTTGGTTTCGATGCTCCCGAACAATTTACATACGGAATTGTTTGGCTGGGAATGCTTCCGCTGTTTGTAAAAGATATCCTTTTCACAATCGCGGCCGGCGTCGTTGCGCACAACCTTCCCGAATCCGTAAAGCGCCCCGTAATCGGAAAAAGCATGGCTAGTCAGAGGGCACCGATCGATTCTTAG
- a CDS encoding 3D domain-containing protein, protein MTVLFIAALYVTWTTLSQVPVNELIGVENDRIEETRTASSIHPGLGVAAAKTIQRAETASASMGETVTALEKEINWSQYPVETVTATGYTANAESTGKKPGDPAYGITYSGVPVHRNVYSTIAADPALFPMGTVLFIPGYGYGVVTDTGSAIQGAKIDLYFDTTDQVYNEWGKKDVDVYIVQKGNGEISEEELAALNDRGVHEVGL, encoded by the coding sequence ATGACAGTGCTATTTATTGCAGCCTTATATGTGACGTGGACAACTTTGAGCCAAGTGCCTGTAAATGAGCTCATAGGTGTTGAAAATGACCGAATAGAAGAAACACGAACAGCTTCCTCTATACATCCTGGTTTAGGTGTTGCCGCGGCAAAAACGATACAAAGAGCGGAAACGGCAAGTGCTTCAATGGGGGAAACAGTTACTGCGCTGGAAAAAGAAATCAATTGGTCCCAGTACCCCGTTGAAACGGTAACAGCGACAGGCTACACAGCTAATGCCGAATCGACCGGAAAAAAACCGGGAGATCCCGCGTACGGGATTACCTATTCAGGGGTCCCGGTTCACCGTAACGTTTATTCTACGATTGCAGCAGACCCCGCCCTATTTCCAATGGGGACGGTTTTATTTATCCCCGGCTATGGCTATGGCGTAGTTACCGATACCGGATCTGCGATACAAGGAGCGAAAATTGATCTGTATTTTGACACCACCGATCAAGTATATAACGAGTGGGGAAAAAAAGACGTAGACGTATACATTGTTCAAAAAGGGAACGGTGAAATCAGCGAAGAGGAACTAGCGGCATTAAATGACCGGGGAGTACATGAAGTCGGCCTATAA
- a CDS encoding YuiB family protein, whose amino-acid sequence MGITSLPQLIISMMLFIILFFGIGFLLNMVLRSTWMMAVIYPIIVIWIVNPASFTEYFTSPAASFSAIGPSLASLQLVDVLILGSGLIGAIIAGISVRMLRVRGYQMF is encoded by the coding sequence TTGGGAATTACAAGTCTCCCGCAATTAATTATATCGATGATGTTATTTATCATCCTTTTTTTTGGGATTGGATTTTTATTGAATATGGTATTGCGATCCACGTGGATGATGGCTGTGATTTATCCGATAATCGTCATTTGGATTGTAAACCCGGCGAGTTTTACCGAATATTTCACATCGCCGGCTGCCTCCTTTTCGGCAATCGGGCCGAGTTTGGCATCGCTGCAATTGGTTGATGTGCTGATTTTGGGGTCTGGGTTAATAGGAGCGATTATCGCAGGAATTTCCGTACGTATGTTGCGGGTTCGTGGGTATCAAATGTTTTAG